One Candidatus Nitrososphaera evergladensis SR1 genomic window carries:
- a CDS encoding Rieske (2Fe-2S) protein has product MKEEASVQGKSVEVARMQEIPAGKIKHVEVDGKEIAVANIDGKYYAFDDRCGHSSARLSMGTINGNVVTCPFHGAQFDCTTGRKVRDANTVAPPTDGLPDVWKKNVEYAYNILSYIKTYDQKTYGVTVEGDRIKVSLLPAAVSR; this is encoded by the coding sequence ATGAAAGAAGAAGCAAGCGTTCAGGGAAAATCAGTCGAGGTTGCAAGGATGCAAGAGATACCGGCAGGAAAGATAAAGCACGTCGAGGTTGATGGAAAAGAGATAGCGGTTGCCAACATTGACGGAAAATACTATGCCTTTGACGACAGGTGCGGCCACAGCAGCGCACGGCTTTCGATGGGGACGATAAATGGAAATGTCGTAACGTGCCCCTTCCACGGGGCGCAGTTTGACTGCACGACCGGAAGAAAAGTCAGGGATGCAAATACGGTTGCGCCGCCGACAGACGGGCTTCCAGACGTCTGGAAGAAGAACGTGGAGTATGCCTACAACATCCTATCGTACATAAAGACGTACGACCAGAAAACGTACGGCGTCACGGTCGAAGGAGACAGGATAAAGGTCAGCCTTTTGCCAGCGGCTGTTTCCCGGTGA
- a CDS encoding dual specificity protein phosphatase 23: MTKLGDAYRRVRGLTSDRPSNFGWVLEGKLAGSGMPVTKAEFDWACSQGISAIVTVREGPLPEEWVNGSVDYLHLEVDDFAAPELEDIDRAVEFIDGQVAKGRPVMVHCAAGKGRTGVILAAYLVKKEGLSSQESIDKIRAMRPGSIQSDVQEWAIQMYEKYLKSKK; the protein is encoded by the coding sequence TTGACGAAGCTGGGTGACGCGTACCGCAGAGTGCGTGGCCTTACTTCCGACAGGCCGTCCAACTTTGGGTGGGTGCTTGAGGGCAAGCTCGCCGGCTCTGGAATGCCAGTCACAAAAGCCGAGTTTGACTGGGCGTGCAGCCAGGGGATATCTGCAATAGTGACAGTGAGGGAAGGGCCGCTGCCGGAAGAATGGGTCAACGGGAGCGTCGACTATTTACATTTAGAAGTGGATGACTTTGCCGCGCCCGAACTAGAAGACATTGACCGCGCAGTCGAGTTTATCGACGGCCAGGTTGCAAAGGGCAGGCCGGTCATGGTCCACTGCGCGGCAGGAAAGGGGAGGACCGGCGTCATCTTGGCGGCATACCTTGTAAAGAAGGAAGGATTGAGCTCGCAAGAGTCAATAGACAAGATCCGCGCAATGCGCCCCGGCTCAATCCAATCAGACGTGCAGGAATGGGCGATACAGATGTACGAAAAATACCTGAAAAGCAAAAAATGA
- a CDS encoding VOC family protein, with the protein MAVIQKIAPCLWFDGQAEEEAAKFYMLIERGTEGNERLRTNERRGQEL; encoded by the coding sequence ATGGCAGTAATCCAGAAAATCGCCCCGTGCCTGTGGTTCGACGGGCAGGCAGAAGAAGAGGCAGCCAAGTTCTACATGTTGATCGAACGCGGGACAGAAGGGAACGAACGATTAAGGACAAACGAAAGAAGGGGACAAGAGCTATGA
- a CDS encoding zinc-domain-containing protein has translation MLEAKCPKCGKRAQVDDDMANVRCDFCGYSATYDEYIELMKGKAVTMADDYQMNWDRNPF, from the coding sequence GTGCTGGAAGCAAAGTGCCCCAAGTGCGGCAAGAGAGCGCAGGTCGATGACGACATGGCAAACGTCAGGTGCGATTTCTGCGGCTACTCAGCCACATACGACGAATACATCGAGCTTATGAAAGGCAAGGCCGTGACGATGGCCGACGATTACCAGATGAACTGGGACAGAAACCCGTTCTAG
- a CDS encoding S6e family ribosomal protein, protein MSYMEFLSLLSRTFGYTRNIKILDCMLNVPASEFTKRELRQLSQRLIKSKRRLDSAMAQFKLVISDSTGRSVSQELKDRAAQPLLGARIGSVLDSSVIGITGGKVKITGGSDKAGTPMRSDVHGGVKKYVLMSEGVGAKNLEGGRIRKLVRGNMVTEEIYQLNVSLVEGKLPEKPKEEAPAAAAEAVAPAKEEKKKK, encoded by the coding sequence ATGAGCTACATGGAATTCCTGTCGCTCTTGTCAAGGACCTTTGGGTATACGCGCAACATCAAGATTCTTGACTGCATGTTGAACGTTCCCGCAAGCGAGTTTACAAAGAGAGAATTGAGGCAATTAAGCCAAAGGTTAATTAAATCCAAAAGGCGCCTTGATTCTGCAATGGCGCAGTTCAAGTTAGTCATTTCCGACTCGACAGGCAGGAGCGTGTCGCAGGAGCTCAAGGACAGGGCCGCGCAGCCGCTGCTTGGTGCGAGGATCGGCTCTGTTCTTGATTCATCCGTAATAGGCATTACAGGTGGCAAGGTCAAGATAACCGGCGGCTCTGACAAGGCAGGCACCCCGATGCGCTCTGACGTGCACGGAGGAGTAAAGAAGTACGTCCTGATGTCCGAAGGCGTCGGCGCCAAGAACCTCGAAGGCGGCAGGATCCGCAAGCTGGTCAGGGGCAACATGGTCACGGAGGAGATTTATCAGTTGAACGTCAGCCTGGTTGAAGGCAAGCTGCCGGAAAAGCCAAAGGAAGAAGCGCCAGCTGCAGCAGCCGAAGCAGTGGCTCCGGCAAAAGAAGAAAAGAAGAAAAAGTAA
- a CDS encoding translation initiation factor IF-2 subunit gamma, translating to MHWKETLPDWYIKEFGYQPSVNIGTSGHVDHGKTTLVEAITGVWTSAHSEELRRGITIKVGYADAAFYKCTGCEPPQCYGTQPTCEGCGGKAELLRVVSFVDSPGHESLMANMLSGAALMDGAILVMAANEKVPQPQTREHLLALSVLGIQQLVLVQNKADLTTYEEAMDNYKQIKDFVKGSIADKAPIVPVSAQHRLNIDALIEAIETNIKTPKRLKDVPPIMHALRSFDINKPGAPIKQVKGGILGGALVQGEFSVGDEIEIRPGLVDEKKNRYEPITSVISTLGTGAGLVENVKPGGLVAIGTKLDPTYTKSDSLIGSVIGKPGTLPKDVEDVTVETHLFDTAVGTQDMVKVEPIKAKEPLRLNIGTAAAVGTVTSVRDGKMEVKLKKPVCLMPKSRVAISRRIAERWRLIGSGIAV from the coding sequence TTGCACTGGAAAGAGACACTGCCGGACTGGTACATCAAGGAATTTGGATACCAGCCCAGCGTTAACATTGGCACGTCGGGCCACGTGGACCACGGCAAGACAACGCTTGTTGAAGCCATCACAGGCGTTTGGACGAGCGCCCACAGCGAGGAGCTCAGGCGCGGCATTACGATTAAAGTTGGTTATGCAGACGCGGCGTTTTACAAATGCACTGGGTGCGAGCCACCGCAGTGCTACGGGACGCAGCCGACCTGCGAAGGGTGCGGCGGCAAGGCAGAGCTTTTGCGCGTCGTGAGTTTTGTCGACTCGCCCGGCCACGAGTCTTTGATGGCAAACATGCTTTCCGGCGCCGCCCTCATGGACGGCGCCATCCTGGTGATGGCGGCAAACGAAAAGGTTCCGCAGCCGCAGACCCGCGAGCACCTTCTTGCGCTTTCAGTTCTGGGAATACAGCAGCTCGTCCTCGTGCAGAACAAGGCCGACCTCACTACGTACGAGGAGGCGATGGACAACTACAAGCAGATAAAGGACTTTGTAAAGGGGAGCATCGCCGACAAGGCGCCCATCGTTCCCGTGTCTGCGCAGCACCGGCTCAACATCGACGCGCTCATCGAGGCCATTGAAACCAACATCAAGACTCCAAAGAGGCTCAAGGACGTGCCTCCGATAATGCACGCGCTGCGCTCGTTTGACATCAACAAGCCGGGCGCGCCGATAAAGCAGGTCAAGGGCGGAATCCTGGGAGGCGCCCTGGTACAGGGCGAGTTTTCTGTCGGCGACGAGATAGAGATAAGGCCGGGACTGGTGGACGAAAAGAAAAACAGGTACGAGCCGATAACTTCTGTAATTTCCACGCTTGGCACCGGCGCCGGCCTTGTGGAGAACGTCAAGCCTGGCGGCCTTGTCGCAATCGGGACGAAACTTGACCCGACGTACACAAAGAGCGATTCTCTGATAGGCTCTGTCATTGGCAAGCCGGGGACGCTTCCAAAGGACGTGGAAGACGTGACTGTAGAGACGCACCTCTTTGACACGGCAGTTGGCACGCAGGACATGGTCAAGGTCGAGCCGATAAAGGCAAAAGAGCCGCTGAGGCTCAACATCGGCACCGCAGCCGCGGTTGGCACCGTTACCAGCGTTCGCGACGGCAAGATGGAAGTGAAACTGAAAAAGCCGGTGTGCCTGATGCCAAAGAGCAGGGTCGCCATCAGCCGCAGGATCGCAGAAAGGTGGCGCCTGATCGGGTCAGGGATAGCGGTCTAG
- a CDS encoding PIN domain-containing protein — protein MAPDRVRDSGLEYTMQVLCDTSFLMVLVEKPIKYIDRIEHEFGRLDFIVPEIVVGELRRLAEKAGPKRAMMAKTALEVINAKFRQVQIPKAAHVDDAIVEYATENKCAVATIDTNLRRRLIANEVLVLTLSRDRLVVANPNLG, from the coding sequence GTGGCGCCTGATCGGGTCAGGGATAGCGGTCTAGAATACACCATGCAGGTCCTCTGTGACACAAGTTTCCTCATGGTCCTCGTGGAAAAGCCGATAAAATACATTGACAGGATAGAGCACGAGTTTGGCCGGCTTGACTTTATCGTGCCGGAAATTGTGGTTGGCGAATTAAGGAGGCTTGCAGAAAAGGCGGGGCCCAAGCGCGCCATGATGGCCAAGACGGCACTTGAAGTCATCAATGCAAAATTCAGGCAGGTGCAGATTCCAAAGGCCGCGCACGTAGACGACGCAATAGTCGAGTACGCGACGGAGAACAAGTGCGCGGTGGCGACCATCGACACCAACCTGCGCAGGCGCCTTATCGCAAACGAGGTGCTTGTATTAACATTGAGCCGCGACAGGCTTGTGGTGGCAAACCCAAACCTCGGCTAA
- a CDS encoding MBL fold metallo-hydrolase: MLDYKGIKFHWLGHDGFRIVAGGKTIYVDPYEMTKAQHGKNDADIVMITHNHYDHLSMDDLKQVVGKKTELVAAKECAEQLKPLGLAVKAVAPGDRVTVQGVQVEAVAAYNTNKKFHPKGDKKVGYVITLNGMRVYHSGDTDDIQEMSQVQPDIALVPVSGTYVMTADEAAKAVNEKIKPKMLAIPMHYASIVGSEKDAARFKELVRACPVEILERE, from the coding sequence ATGCTCGATTACAAGGGGATAAAGTTCCACTGGCTTGGCCATGACGGCTTTAGGATTGTCGCCGGCGGCAAGACCATCTATGTGGACCCGTACGAGATGACCAAGGCTCAGCATGGGAAAAACGACGCTGACATTGTCATGATAACCCATAACCACTATGACCACCTGAGCATGGACGACCTGAAACAGGTTGTTGGCAAGAAAACAGAGCTAGTCGCCGCCAAGGAATGCGCAGAGCAGCTAAAGCCGCTTGGGCTTGCGGTCAAAGCGGTGGCGCCGGGCGACAGGGTGACCGTGCAGGGCGTGCAGGTTGAGGCAGTTGCCGCGTACAACACCAACAAAAAGTTCCATCCAAAGGGCGACAAGAAGGTCGGCTACGTGATAACGCTGAATGGCATGCGCGTCTACCACTCTGGCGACACTGACGACATACAAGAGATGTCGCAGGTGCAGCCCGACATTGCGCTCGTGCCGGTCTCTGGCACGTACGTCATGACGGCAGACGAGGCTGCAAAGGCAGTCAACGAGAAGATAAAGCCGAAAATGCTTGCCATTCCGATGCACTATGCGTCAATAGTCGGCTCTGAAAAGGACGCGGCGCGCTTTAAAGAGCTCGTCAGGGCCTGCCCTGTGGAGATATTGGAGCGCGAATAA
- a CDS encoding peptidylprolyl isomerase — protein MLQGGKSLFSVGSFEFQTKHLLIIAVLAMAFSIAVIMRSYPIKYGAYLNEFDPYFDYRATKYILDNGLDAYWKWHDTMSWYPEGRNIPASSQSGLHVTAAIMYSMFGGGGSLMDFTIMFPVVIGSLTVIVVFALVRVLAGTTAGLFASLLFALSPPIILRGNLGWFKSEPLGLFFGLLAAYLFISAIRHKEIKYAIPKAVLGGLLLGLANASWGGIQYFSIPIALFFLALPFFRRDLTIPMYVAVAFTVFTLISAAAFPRPGMSFIAGLPGIAMIGSTVFLVAANFVSKLSKDNERTRQRNMAFLLIAFIAGGLGLIATGSYISPSFRYINAIFPGISSQNALVESVAEHLTPTIADYFVDFSILLMFAGFGAWMAFQRRNDAAVFALIIGITGVYVSATFARLLVFASIGIIVLASIGLFEITRSILETREAQASGPQKGKRKEALAKQPTGTAFRMVYVGIVIAMLLIPVFYPPNSNWVDAVNVPTAIGNGGTVFRTTSTDWLDATKWISEHTEKDAVIASWWDYGYWITTLGNRTTIADNATINQTRIESIAKMFSGDEQSGIKIAQDLKADYVVVYVVGQHQFTGTQNATGISVPVYTLGQGGEESKKNWIMRIGGFDTAKYIESDGFTPKPAFWTNTLLGKLIPYEPGSYVSFTPTGISPPRPTYQPGTVQLYTKNVKYPADGDPNLPFHLAYASPSFYDNSSRIVTGVMIYKVNKDYVPHPTRDPYSPTNTTLADMTPGPQIAEINTTQGMIKAEFFPKAAPKTVDNFIKLANEGFYDGTAFHRLIPGFVIQGGDPLTKNATADRNRWGTGGPGYTIDAEFTDIPHTRGILSMARTADDPNSAGSQFFVVLDNNEQIRAALDGQYTAFGRVIEGMDVVDKISNLPTVGGSDQRVSDHIANPDDARIISVKIVPR, from the coding sequence ATGTTGCAGGGAGGCAAGTCGCTGTTCAGCGTTGGCTCTTTTGAGTTCCAGACAAAGCACCTTCTAATCATAGCCGTCCTTGCGATGGCCTTTTCAATAGCAGTCATAATGAGGTCGTACCCGATAAAGTACGGCGCGTACCTCAACGAGTTTGATCCGTACTTTGACTACAGGGCCACGAAGTACATCCTCGACAACGGCCTTGACGCATACTGGAAGTGGCACGACACCATGTCATGGTATCCGGAAGGGCGCAACATCCCTGCCAGCTCGCAGTCCGGGCTGCACGTGACTGCCGCGATAATGTACTCCATGTTTGGAGGCGGCGGATCGCTCATGGACTTTACCATAATGTTTCCAGTCGTAATCGGCTCGCTCACTGTCATTGTTGTCTTTGCGCTTGTGCGCGTCCTTGCAGGCACCACCGCGGGGCTCTTTGCGTCGCTCTTGTTTGCGCTCAGCCCGCCAATCATCCTCAGGGGCAACCTCGGCTGGTTCAAGTCGGAGCCCCTTGGCCTGTTCTTTGGCCTTTTGGCCGCGTACCTGTTCATCTCTGCCATCAGGCACAAAGAGATCAAGTACGCCATACCAAAGGCGGTGCTTGGCGGCCTGCTCCTTGGCCTTGCAAACGCGTCATGGGGTGGAATACAGTACTTCAGCATACCAATAGCCCTGTTCTTCCTTGCGCTCCCGTTCTTCAGGCGCGACCTGACGATACCGATGTACGTGGCAGTCGCCTTTACGGTATTTACGCTCATTTCTGCAGCAGCGTTCCCAAGGCCGGGAATGTCGTTCATTGCAGGATTGCCCGGCATCGCCATGATAGGCTCCACGGTTTTCCTAGTTGCGGCCAACTTTGTCAGCAAGCTGAGCAAGGACAACGAGCGCACAAGGCAGCGCAACATGGCGTTTCTGCTCATCGCCTTCATAGCCGGCGGGTTGGGCCTGATAGCTACAGGCTCATACATCTCGCCCAGCTTTAGATACATAAATGCAATCTTTCCAGGCATTTCATCGCAGAACGCGCTGGTCGAGTCGGTGGCAGAGCACCTCACTCCTACAATAGCAGACTATTTCGTCGACTTTTCCATCCTGCTGATGTTTGCAGGCTTTGGCGCGTGGATGGCTTTTCAGAGGCGCAACGACGCGGCAGTGTTTGCGCTTATCATCGGCATCACTGGCGTCTATGTTAGCGCCACGTTTGCACGCCTGCTCGTGTTTGCGTCAATAGGCATCATCGTGCTTGCCAGCATCGGCCTCTTTGAGATAACAAGGAGCATCCTTGAAACAAGAGAAGCGCAGGCCAGCGGCCCGCAAAAGGGCAAGCGCAAGGAAGCGTTGGCAAAACAGCCGACGGGAACAGCATTCAGGATGGTCTACGTAGGCATTGTAATAGCCATGCTGCTCATCCCCGTGTTTTACCCTCCAAACTCCAACTGGGTAGACGCCGTCAACGTGCCTACCGCCATTGGAAACGGAGGCACGGTTTTCAGGACCACGAGCACGGACTGGCTTGATGCGACCAAGTGGATATCAGAGCACACAGAGAAAGACGCGGTCATTGCGTCATGGTGGGACTATGGCTACTGGATAACTACGCTTGGCAACCGCACAACGATTGCCGACAATGCGACCATCAACCAGACCCGCATCGAGTCGATAGCCAAGATGTTCTCCGGCGACGAACAGTCGGGCATAAAGATAGCCCAGGACCTGAAGGCGGACTATGTCGTAGTCTATGTTGTCGGCCAGCACCAGTTTACAGGCACGCAGAACGCTACCGGCATATCCGTGCCGGTGTACACCCTCGGGCAGGGCGGAGAGGAGAGCAAAAAGAACTGGATAATGAGGATCGGTGGCTTTGACACTGCAAAATACATAGAAAGCGACGGCTTTACGCCCAAGCCGGCGTTCTGGACTAACACGCTCCTTGGCAAGCTCATACCGTACGAGCCGGGATCTTATGTTTCGTTCACTCCGACAGGCATAAGCCCTCCCCGGCCGACTTATCAGCCGGGCACGGTGCAGCTTTACACAAAGAATGTAAAGTATCCTGCTGATGGCGACCCCAACCTGCCATTCCACCTGGCGTACGCGTCGCCCAGCTTTTACGACAACAGCAGCAGGATCGTGACAGGCGTCATGATATACAAGGTCAACAAGGACTATGTGCCGCACCCCACGCGCGACCCGTACAGCCCTACAAACACAACGCTGGCAGACATGACGCCGGGCCCGCAGATAGCCGAGATAAATACCACGCAGGGCATGATAAAGGCAGAGTTCTTCCCAAAGGCGGCCCCGAAAACAGTTGACAACTTTATCAAGCTTGCCAACGAGGGCTTTTACGACGGGACGGCGTTCCACAGACTCATTCCCGGCTTTGTGATACAGGGCGGAGACCCGCTGACCAAGAATGCGACTGCAGACAGGAACCGGTGGGGAACCGGCGGGCCGGGGTATACAATAGACGCAGAGTTTACCGACATCCCTCACACCAGGGGCATACTGTCGATGGCAAGGACAGCCGACGACCCAAACAGCGCCGGCTCGCAGTTCTTTGTCGTACTTGACAACAACGAGCAGATAAGGGCGGCTCTTGACGGCCAGTACACCGCCTTTGGGCGCGTGATAGAAGGAATGGACGTCGTGGACAAGATATCAAACCTGCCCACCGTCGGCGGAAGCGACCAAAGGGTCAGCGACCATATCGCAAACCCTGATGACGCAAGGATAATTTCCGTGAAAATAGTGCCCCGCTAG
- a CDS encoding inositol monophosphatase family protein codes for MRLANQQAHYLELEEKDVLRHSLAAGRQAAKLLKDNFGDSATYDVSIKHDRSLVTRVDGESQALIMSYLKGQFPDIPFVAEEQDRQVNAGVKKDGYYFVIDPLDGTASFVIGIPFFCTSIALCKGTQTLAGVLVDPNHNEEFTAVLGGGAFLNGNRMSVTKRRNIEELYLNVNHTKFDQNRFERINANILKKIRRFHKLGSLCLEVAYVASGRLDGTINNDLSMWDIAAAGLILEEAGGRWTLLDGSKPAFPVFEKLDIVATNGIIHYDLLRAL; via the coding sequence TTGCGGCTTGCAAACCAGCAAGCACACTATTTGGAACTGGAGGAAAAAGACGTACTGCGACACTCACTTGCCGCCGGCAGGCAGGCCGCAAAACTGCTAAAGGACAACTTTGGTGACTCGGCCACTTATGACGTTTCAATAAAGCACGACCGCTCGCTTGTGACAAGGGTGGATGGCGAGTCGCAGGCGCTCATAATGTCGTATCTGAAAGGGCAGTTTCCAGACATCCCCTTTGTGGCGGAGGAGCAGGACAGGCAGGTCAACGCCGGCGTGAAAAAGGACGGCTATTACTTTGTCATAGACCCGCTTGACGGCACCGCAAGCTTTGTGATCGGGATTCCGTTCTTTTGCACGTCCATTGCGCTCTGCAAGGGCACGCAGACACTGGCCGGCGTCCTTGTCGACCCAAACCACAACGAAGAGTTTACCGCAGTCTTGGGCGGGGGCGCGTTTTTAAACGGTAACAGGATGTCTGTCACAAAGAGGCGCAACATTGAAGAGCTGTACCTGAACGTGAACCACACCAAGTTCGACCAGAACAGGTTTGAGCGCATCAACGCAAACATCTTGAAAAAGATAAGGCGCTTTCACAAGCTTGGGAGCCTGTGCCTTGAAGTCGCGTACGTCGCCTCTGGGCGGCTTGACGGCACGATAAACAACGACCTGTCGATGTGGGACATTGCGGCAGCCGGCCTGATACTTGAGGAGGCAGGCGGCAGGTGGACGCTCCTTGACGGAAGCAAGCCGGCGTTTCCCGTATTTGAAAAGCTGGACATCGTGGCCACGAACGGAATAATCCACTATGACCTTTTGAGGGCGCTCTAG
- a CDS encoding nuclear transport factor 2 family protein: MGISKEFVQEHIDRWVRAWNSRDLAAVLAMYSDDVEFASPKIKVVMPEKSEGRVKGKKELEKYWSLALQKHHELHFTPVAFAINNDNNECFFEYSSLLNGQKTLVVEKFQFSDSKDGLIVRSSAFYGA, translated from the coding sequence TTGGGAATTTCAAAAGAGTTTGTACAAGAGCACATTGACAGGTGGGTCAGGGCTTGGAACAGCCGCGACCTTGCCGCAGTCCTTGCCATGTATTCTGACGATGTCGAGTTTGCAAGCCCCAAGATCAAGGTGGTAATGCCGGAAAAAAGCGAGGGCAGGGTAAAGGGCAAAAAAGAGCTTGAAAAGTACTGGTCGCTTGCGCTGCAAAAGCACCACGAGCTGCATTTCACCCCGGTAGCCTTTGCGATAAATAATGACAATAACGAGTGCTTTTTCGAGTACAGCTCTTTGCTGAACGGCCAGAAAACGCTCGTGGTGGAAAAGTTCCAGTTTTCAGACAGCAAAGACGGCCTTATCGTCAGGTCAAGCGCGTTTTATGGCGCGTAA
- a CDS encoding deoxyhypusine synthase: protein MASKTKKSRDDLLHSAVKDHAISKDSDVNSIFTSMASSGGFESRNLSDGVDILKRMIVDEPQCTKFLSFVAALMSTGARGIVRDMLKNRMFDVVITTCGALDHDIARSYDKYYAGDFRMDDTTLLKKKVHRLGNVLVPMTAYGPLIEEKVQECLSGMYKAGHRDVSTYEIADYIGSTLDESSFLYWAHKNKIPVIVPGIVDGAVGSQIWLFNQQHKDFKLNLLKDETKLSDMVFDAKKSGAFMIGGGISKHHTLWWNQYRGGLDYAVYITTAPEWDGSLSGALVAEAISWGKVTTKARQTTIHGEASTLLPFIYAAIAAAAAARR from the coding sequence ATGGCCAGCAAGACAAAAAAGAGCAGAGACGACCTTCTGCACAGCGCAGTAAAGGATCATGCTATTTCCAAGGATTCTGACGTGAACTCGATATTTACAAGCATGGCAAGCTCGGGCGGCTTCGAGTCGCGCAACCTCTCTGACGGAGTAGACATCCTGAAGAGGATGATAGTTGACGAGCCGCAGTGCACCAAGTTTCTGTCATTTGTTGCCGCGCTGATGTCCACCGGAGCTCGCGGAATCGTCCGGGACATGCTAAAGAACAGGATGTTTGACGTGGTCATCACGACGTGTGGCGCACTTGACCACGACATCGCAAGGTCGTACGACAAGTACTACGCAGGCGACTTTCGCATGGACGACACGACGCTCTTGAAGAAAAAAGTCCACCGCCTTGGAAACGTGCTCGTGCCAATGACCGCGTACGGCCCGCTCATCGAAGAAAAGGTGCAGGAATGCCTGAGCGGCATGTACAAGGCAGGCCACCGCGACGTGTCGACCTATGAAATCGCCGATTACATCGGGAGCACGCTTGACGAGTCGTCGTTTCTGTACTGGGCCCACAAGAACAAGATACCCGTCATAGTCCCGGGCATAGTCGACGGCGCGGTCGGGAGCCAGATATGGCTGTTCAACCAGCAGCACAAGGATTTCAAGCTCAACCTGCTAAAGGATGAGACAAAGCTTTCAGACATGGTGTTTGACGCCAAGAAATCCGGCGCATTCATGATAGGGGGCGGGATATCAAAGCACCACACGCTCTGGTGGAATCAGTACCGCGGGGGACTCGACTACGCTGTCTACATCACGACAGCGCCGGAATGGGATGGGAGCCTGTCGGGCGCGCTGGTGGCCGAGGCGATATCGTGGGGCAAGGTCACGACAAAGGCAAGGCAGACGACCATCCACGGCGAGGCTTCGACGCTCTTGCCGTTCATCTACGCGGCGATTGCGGCTGCAGCAGCTGCACGCCGCTAG
- a CDS encoding homospermidine biosynthesis protein, producing MHDHNGHNHDNGDDSRHTFSGRKIDPPTVSPNMTVPDLIKFYGSTGYNARRLAEAAEILQDMIDTGSTVCLTLAGAMTPIGMGKTISKMIEAGFIDWIVATGANVYHDLHFAYGLPVKQGHFDVDDDVLYAKQIVRIYDVYIKEMETLQAQDLLVQKDIAERSDEIPKNASTADIAYALGKAAKENAKYSDKSFLVKAYEHNVPVYMPAIGDSSIGLNMLPLLLEGKGVFPNTILDVAESAAILWKSKRSGGLELGGGVPKNFFQQTGPALYQILKIKEGGQDYLIQMTDARPDTGGLSGATLQEGKSWGKIKTSHRGNVIVYGDSSVYFPLLCSYALSVCKPRKQKEIYAKKDKWVQEMKKIYFANSNKKKS from the coding sequence GTGCACGACCACAACGGCCACAACCATGACAATGGTGATGATTCAAGACACACTTTTTCCGGACGCAAGATAGACCCACCGACGGTTTCTCCAAACATGACAGTTCCGGATTTGATAAAGTTCTACGGCTCGACAGGCTACAATGCAAGGAGGCTTGCAGAGGCTGCCGAGATACTGCAGGACATGATAGACACCGGCTCCACCGTCTGCCTGACACTTGCCGGCGCCATGACGCCGATAGGCATGGGCAAGACGATATCAAAGATGATAGAAGCTGGGTTCATAGACTGGATTGTGGCGACGGGCGCAAACGTGTACCACGACCTGCACTTTGCATACGGCCTGCCGGTAAAGCAGGGCCACTTTGACGTCGACGACGACGTGCTCTATGCAAAGCAGATTGTTCGCATTTACGACGTGTACATCAAGGAGATGGAGACTCTGCAGGCGCAAGACCTCTTGGTCCAGAAGGACATTGCAGAAAGGTCGGACGAAATACCAAAGAATGCGTCCACGGCAGACATTGCCTACGCGCTTGGCAAGGCCGCAAAAGAGAACGCGAAATACTCTGACAAGTCATTTCTGGTAAAGGCGTACGAGCACAATGTTCCTGTCTACATGCCGGCAATAGGCGACTCGTCAATTGGGCTCAACATGCTCCCGCTCTTGCTTGAGGGCAAGGGCGTTTTCCCAAACACGATACTTGACGTCGCAGAATCTGCGGCGATTCTCTGGAAGAGCAAGAGATCCGGCGGGCTGGAGCTTGGCGGAGGCGTGCCGAAAAACTTTTTCCAGCAGACAGGGCCGGCGCTGTACCAGATACTAAAGATAAAGGAGGGAGGGCAGGACTATTTGATCCAGATGACGGACGCAAGGCCGGACACAGGCGGCCTTTCCGGCGCGACCCTGCAGGAGGGCAAGAGCTGGGGCAAGATCAAGACGTCGCACCGGGGAAACGTCATCGTGTACGGCGACTCGTCCGTGTATTTCCCGCTGCTCTGCTCTTATGCGCTCTCTGTATGCAAGCCAAGGAAGCAAAAAGAGATCTATGCCAAAAAAGACAAGTGGGTGCAGGAAATGAAAAAGATCTACTTTGCCAACAGTAACAAGAAAAAGTCATGA